The following coding sequences lie in one Thermosulfuriphilus ammonigenes genomic window:
- a CDS encoding cytochrome-c peroxidase: MFKRAFFVLMFFLFSLSSLWAEPPLGLPPVPVPEDNPLTPAKVALGKALFEDKRFSADGTVSCATCHRPDLAFVDGLPVAEGIRGLKGTRNTPTVINAVYYTSQFWDGRRATLEEQAKDPLLNPVEHGLTSHDQVVEIVRKDPDYQRRFKEVFGVETSSITIDHVAKAIAAFERTVISGNSPFDRYLYGGDQNAISEAAKRGFEVFKGKGRCQSCHTIGERYAIFTDNKFHNLGVGFDKIAPRLREIVNRYRQMKQAGGSLDEAVLSKVEISELGRFAVTLNLSDLGAFKTPTLRNVAVTAPYMHDGSLKTLEEVIELYNQGGEKNPFLASGIRPLNLTEQEKADLVEFLKSLTSPEYQHLLKK, from the coding sequence ATGTTTAAAAGAGCGTTTTTTGTTTTAATGTTTTTTCTCTTTTCTCTTTCTTCCCTCTGGGCTGAGCCTCCCCTGGGGCTACCACCGGTTCCTGTTCCTGAGGACAATCCTCTGACTCCGGCTAAGGTGGCGCTGGGCAAGGCCCTTTTTGAAGACAAACGCTTTAGTGCCGACGGGACGGTAAGCTGCGCCACCTGCCATCGACCGGATTTGGCCTTTGTAGATGGCCTCCCTGTGGCGGAAGGGATAAGAGGCCTTAAGGGGACTAGAAATACGCCTACAGTAATAAATGCGGTCTATTACACCAGCCAATTCTGGGACGGTCGTCGGGCCACCCTTGAAGAGCAGGCCAAGGATCCGCTGCTCAACCCCGTGGAGCATGGTCTCACCAGTCATGATCAGGTGGTAGAGATCGTCCGCAAAGATCCCGACTACCAGCGTCGATTTAAGGAGGTCTTTGGGGTTGAGACCTCTTCTATCACTATTGACCATGTGGCCAAGGCCATTGCTGCCTTTGAGCGGACGGTTATTTCTGGTAACTCTCCCTTTGATCGCTATCTTTATGGTGGAGACCAAAACGCCATTTCGGAGGCGGCCAAAAGAGGATTTGAGGTCTTCAAGGGTAAGGGGCGTTGTCAGAGTTGTCACACCATTGGCGAGCGTTATGCCATATTTACCGACAACAAGTTTCACAATCTTGGGGTAGGTTTTGACAAGATAGCTCCCCGCCTCCGGGAGATCGTCAACCGCTATCGGCAGATGAAACAGGCCGGTGGCTCCCTTGACGAGGCTGTTTTGAGCAAGGTGGAGATTTCAGAGCTCGGCCGTTTTGCCGTGACCCTTAACCTTTCTGACCTTGGGGCCTTTAAGACACCAACTTTGCGGAATGTGGCTGTTACCGCCCCATATATGCATGACGGAAGCCTTAAGACCTTAGAGGAAGTAATTGAGCTTTACAATCAGGGTGGGGAGAAAAACCCCTTCCTGGCCAGTGGTATCAGGCCTCTTAACCTTACCGAACAGGAAAAGGCCGATCTGGTGGAGTTCCTAAAAAGCCTCACCAGTCCGGAGTATCAACATCTACTCAAGAAGTAG